In a genomic window of Synechococcales cyanobacterium T60_A2020_003:
- a CDS encoding polyphosphate kinase 2 family protein codes for MDIKSLLHKDNLFKHLIVPPGKRISLAKDYDPGFRLDGLSKKDAGELLQIGIEQMAEYQDKLYAQNTYALLIIFQALDAAGKDGTIKHVMSGLNPQGCQVFSFKAPSDEELDHDYLWRSFKALPERGRIGIFNRSYYEEVLVVRVHPAILNRQQLPPEVKGPKIWKQRFEQINAFEKYLVENGVVILKFFLNVSKEEQKQRFLERIDRPEKNWKFSTGDVKERAYWDDYINAYEEMFNHTSTDWAPWYIIPADRKWFTRLAVGSVVYQTLQSLNLSYPEVSADHKVELLKAKEMLESEDKT; via the coding sequence ATGGATATAAAGTCGCTCCTCCACAAAGACAACTTGTTCAAACACCTGATAGTTCCTCCTGGCAAAAGAATCTCTCTTGCTAAAGACTACGATCCAGGCTTTAGGCTCGATGGTTTGTCCAAGAAAGACGCTGGGGAACTTCTCCAGATTGGCATTGAACAAATGGCGGAGTATCAGGACAAGCTGTATGCCCAAAATACCTACGCCCTACTCATTATTTTTCAGGCTCTAGACGCAGCCGGGAAAGACGGAACCATCAAGCACGTCATGTCAGGATTAAATCCCCAAGGGTGTCAGGTTTTTAGCTTCAAAGCCCCGTCTGATGAGGAACTGGATCATGATTATTTGTGGCGTTCTTTTAAGGCATTGCCTGAACGGGGACGTATTGGCATCTTTAACCGCTCGTATTACGAAGAAGTGCTCGTGGTGCGGGTTCATCCTGCAATTTTGAATAGACAGCAGCTTCCCCCAGAGGTGAAAGGACCGAAAATTTGGAAACAGCGGTTTGAACAGATTAATGCTTTTGAAAAGTATTTGGTGGAGAATGGCGTTGTCATCCTCAAATTCTTTCTCAATGTCTCAAAAGAGGAGCAAAAACAGCGCTTTCTGGAGCGAATTGATCGCCCTGAAAAGAACTGGAAATTTTCAACGGGCGATGTGAAAGAGAGAGCCTACTGGGACGATTACATCAATGCCTATGAGGAAATGTTTAACCATACCAGCACCGATTGGGCACCGTGGTACATTATCCCGGCAGACCGAAAGTGGTTCACTCGATTAGCCGTTGGGTCTGTGGTCTATCAAACCCTACAATCCCTTAACCTGAGCTATCCAGAAGTGAGCGCCGATCATAAAGTGGAACTGCTGAAGGCAAAGGAGATGCTAGAGTCAGAAGATAAAACCTAA